One Streptomyces coeruleorubidus DNA segment encodes these proteins:
- a CDS encoding ferredoxin encodes MSVQQEAGVDSEALEVWIDQDLCTGDGICAQYAPEVFELDIDGLAYVKSADDELLQAKGATTPVPLPLLTDVIDSAKECPGECIHVRRVSDRAEVYGPDAE; translated from the coding sequence ATGAGCGTGCAGCAGGAGGCCGGGGTCGACAGCGAGGCGCTGGAGGTCTGGATCGACCAGGACCTGTGTACCGGTGACGGCATCTGCGCCCAGTACGCGCCCGAGGTGTTCGAGCTGGACATCGACGGTCTGGCCTATGTCAAGAGCGCCGACGACGAGTTGCTCCAGGCCAAGGGCGCGACAACGCCCGTTCCGCTGCCGCTTCTCACGGACGTGATCGACTCGGCGAAGGAGTGTCCGGGCGAGTGCATTCACGTGCGTCGAGTTTCGGACAGGGCCGAGGTCTACGGGCCAGACGCGGAGTGA
- the prcA gene encoding proteasome subunit alpha, translating into MSTPFYVSPQQQMADRAEYARKGIARGRSLVVLQYADGIVFVGENPSRALHKFSEIYDRIGFAAAGKYNEYENLRIGGVRYADLRGYTYDRGDVTARGLANVYAQTLGTIFSSVGEKPYEVELVVAEVGETTEQDQIYRLPHDGSIVDEHGAVAVGGNAEQISSYLDQRHRDGMTLAEALKLAVQSLSRDTNGSEREIPAERLEVAVLDRTRPQKRKFKRISGRQLGRLLEADGATTASEAEADANAEAEAEASGNDE; encoded by the coding sequence GTGTCGACGCCGTTCTATGTCTCACCCCAGCAGCAGATGGCCGACCGGGCGGAGTACGCCCGGAAGGGCATCGCCCGTGGTCGCAGCCTGGTCGTGCTGCAGTACGCCGACGGCATCGTGTTCGTCGGTGAGAACCCGTCCCGTGCGCTGCACAAGTTCAGCGAGATCTACGACCGGATCGGTTTCGCGGCCGCCGGTAAGTACAACGAGTACGAGAACCTGCGGATCGGTGGTGTCCGCTACGCCGACCTGCGGGGTTACACCTACGACCGGGGCGATGTGACGGCCCGGGGCCTGGCGAACGTGTACGCGCAGACGCTGGGCACGATCTTCTCGAGTGTCGGGGAGAAGCCGTACGAGGTGGAGCTGGTCGTCGCCGAGGTCGGGGAGACGACCGAGCAGGACCAGATCTACCGGCTGCCGCATGACGGCTCCATCGTGGACGAGCACGGCGCGGTCGCGGTGGGCGGCAACGCGGAGCAGATCAGCAGCTACCTGGACCAGCGCCACCGGGACGGTATGACGCTGGCCGAGGCGCTGAAGCTGGCGGTGCAGTCCCTGTCCCGTGACACCAACGGCAGCGAGCGCGAGATTCCCGCGGAGCGGCTGGAAGTGGCGGTGCTGGACCGTACGCGACCGCAGAAGCGCAAGTTCAAGCGGATCAGTGGGCGCCAGCTGGGCCGGCTGCTGGAGGCGGACGGGGCGACCACGGCGTCGGAGGCCGAGGCGGATGCGAACGCTGAAGCCGAGGCGGAGGCGTCCGGGAACGACGAGTAA
- a CDS encoding response regulator: MAIRVLLVDDQPLLRTGFRMILEAEQDLAVVGEAGDGLQALDQVRALQPDVVLMDIRMPRMDGVEATRQITGPGRDGPAKVLVLTTFDLDEYVVEALRAGASGFLLKDAPANELVQAIRVVAAGEAMLAPSITRRLLDKYATHLPSGEEPVPDTLHTLTDREVEVLKLVARGLSNAEIAADLFVSETTVKTHVGHVLTKLGLRDRVQAAVYAYESGLVRPGAQ; encoded by the coding sequence GTGGCCATCCGCGTCCTACTGGTCGACGACCAGCCCCTGCTCCGTACGGGCTTCCGGATGATCCTGGAGGCCGAGCAGGACCTCGCGGTCGTCGGCGAGGCCGGAGACGGCCTCCAGGCGCTCGACCAGGTGCGGGCGCTGCAGCCCGACGTAGTCCTGATGGACATCCGCATGCCGCGGATGGACGGTGTGGAGGCGACCCGGCAGATCACCGGCCCCGGGCGGGACGGTCCGGCGAAGGTCCTGGTACTGACCACCTTCGACCTCGACGAGTACGTGGTCGAGGCCCTGCGGGCCGGTGCCAGCGGCTTCCTGCTGAAGGACGCCCCGGCCAACGAGCTGGTGCAGGCGATCCGGGTCGTGGCCGCGGGCGAGGCGATGCTCGCGCCGAGCATCACCAGGCGGCTGCTCGACAAGTACGCCACGCATCTGCCGTCCGGCGAGGAGCCCGTGCCGGACACGCTGCACACGCTCACCGACCGCGAGGTCGAGGTGCTGAAACTGGTGGCGCGCGGGCTGTCCAACGCCGAGATCGCCGCCGATCTGTTCGTCAGCGAGACCACCGTCAAGACGCACGTCGGGCACGTGCTCACCAAGCTCGGTCTGCGCGACCGCGTGCAGGCCGCGGTGTACGCCTACGAGAGCGGGCTGGTGCGCCCCGGCGCCCAGTAG
- the arc gene encoding proteasome ATPase has product MAAHDDDMNRGIRPGRGSDDPAGQIAYLEQEIAVLRRKLADSPRHTRILEERIVELQTNLAGVSAQNERLANTLREARDQIVALKEEVDRLAQPPAGFGVFLTANEDGTADIFTGGRKLRVNVSPSVELDELRRGQEVMLNEALNVVEAMHFERVGDIVTLKEILEDGERALVLGHTDEERVVRLAEPLLDVTIRPGDALLLEPRSGYVYEVVPKSEVEELVLEEVPDIGYEQIGGLGGQIEAIRDAVELPYLYPDLFKEHELRPPKGVLLYGPPGCGKTLIAKAVANSLAKKVAEVTGQAAGKSFFLNIKGPELLNKYVGETERQIRLVFQRAREKASEGTPVIVFFDEMESLFRTRGSGVSSDVENTIVPQLLAEIDGVEGLQNVVVIGASNREDMIDPAILRPGRLDVKIKIERPDAEAAKDIFGKYLTERLPLHGDDLAEHGGSKASTVQSMIQTAVEQMYAESEENRFLEVTYANGDKEVLYFKDFNSGAMIENIVGRAKKMAIKDFLEKNQKGLRVSHLLQACVDEFKENEDLPNTTNPDDWARISGKKGERIVYIRTLITGKQGADTGRSIDTVANTGQYL; this is encoded by the coding sequence GTGGCAGCCCACGACGACGACATGAACCGCGGCATCCGCCCGGGACGCGGGTCCGACGACCCGGCCGGGCAGATCGCCTACCTTGAGCAGGAGATCGCCGTCCTGCGACGCAAGCTCGCCGACTCTCCGCGACACACGAGGATTCTCGAAGAGCGGATCGTCGAGCTGCAGACCAATCTGGCCGGCGTGTCCGCCCAGAACGAGCGACTCGCCAACACGCTCCGTGAGGCCCGTGACCAGATCGTGGCCCTCAAGGAGGAAGTCGACCGGCTCGCACAGCCGCCTGCCGGCTTCGGCGTCTTCCTGACGGCGAACGAGGACGGCACCGCCGACATCTTCACCGGCGGTCGCAAGCTCAGGGTGAACGTCAGCCCAAGCGTCGAGCTCGACGAGCTCCGGCGCGGCCAGGAAGTGATGCTCAACGAAGCGCTCAACGTGGTCGAGGCCATGCACTTCGAGCGCGTCGGTGACATCGTCACCCTCAAGGAGATCCTCGAGGACGGCGAGCGGGCCCTGGTGCTCGGGCACACCGACGAGGAGCGGGTGGTACGGCTCGCCGAGCCGCTGCTGGACGTCACCATCCGCCCCGGCGACGCCCTCCTGCTCGAACCCCGCTCCGGCTACGTCTACGAGGTCGTGCCCAAGAGCGAGGTCGAGGAGCTCGTCCTCGAAGAGGTCCCCGACATCGGCTACGAGCAGATCGGTGGTCTCGGCGGCCAGATCGAGGCCATCCGCGACGCGGTAGAGCTCCCGTACCTCTACCCGGACCTGTTCAAGGAGCACGAACTGCGGCCGCCCAAGGGAGTCCTGCTGTACGGGCCTCCTGGATGCGGTAAGACCCTGATCGCCAAGGCCGTGGCCAACTCGCTGGCCAAGAAGGTCGCCGAGGTGACCGGCCAGGCCGCCGGCAAGAGCTTCTTCCTCAACATCAAGGGCCCCGAGCTGCTGAACAAGTACGTCGGTGAGACGGAGCGGCAGATCCGCCTCGTCTTCCAGCGGGCCCGTGAGAAGGCCAGCGAGGGCACCCCCGTCATCGTCTTCTTCGACGAGATGGAGTCCCTCTTCCGCACCCGTGGCTCCGGTGTCAGCTCGGACGTGGAGAACACCATCGTCCCGCAGCTGCTCGCCGAGATCGACGGTGTGGAGGGCCTGCAGAACGTGGTCGTGATCGGTGCCTCCAACCGTGAGGACATGATCGACCCGGCCATCCTGCGTCCCGGCCGACTGGACGTGAAGATCAAGATCGAGCGTCCGGACGCCGAGGCGGCCAAGGACATCTTCGGCAAGTACCTCACCGAGCGCCTCCCGCTGCACGGCGACGACCTCGCCGAGCACGGCGGCTCCAAGGCCTCCACGGTCCAGAGCATGATCCAGACGGCCGTCGAACAGATGTACGCCGAATCCGAGGAGAACCGCTTCCTGGAGGTCACCTACGCCAACGGCGACAAGGAAGTCCTCTACTTCAAGGACTTCAACAGCGGCGCCATGATCGAGAACATCGTGGGCCGCGCCAAGAAGATGGCGATCAAGGACTTCCTCGAGAAGAACCAGAAGGGCCTCCGCGTCTCCCACCTCCTCCAGGCCTGCGTGGACGAGTTCAAGGAGAACGAGGACCTGCCGAACACCACCAACCCGGACGACTGGGCCCGGATCTCCGGCAAGAAGGGCGAGCGGATCGTGTACATCCGTACGCTCATCACCGGAAAGCAGGGCGCGGACACCGGACGCTCCATCGACACGGTGGCGAACACCGGTCAGTACCTGTAA
- a CDS encoding ubiquitin-like protein Pup, whose amino-acid sequence MATKDTGGGQQKATRSTEEVEEQAAETQASEDLKERQEKLSDDVDSVLDEIDDVLEENAEDFVRSFVQKGGQ is encoded by the coding sequence ATGGCGACCAAGGACACCGGCGGCGGACAGCAGAAGGCCACCCGGTCCACCGAGGAGGTCGAGGAGCAGGCGGCAGAGACGCAGGCTTCCGAGGACCTCAAGGAGCGTCAGGAGAAGCTGAGCGACGACGTGGACTCGGTTCTGGACGAGATCGACGACGTCCTCGAGGAGAACGCCGAGGACTTCGTGCGCTCCTTCGTGCAGAAGGGTGGCCAGTAA
- the dop gene encoding depupylase/deamidase Dop, with protein MTVRRVMGIETEYGISVPGHPNANAMLTSSQIVNAYAAAMHRARRARWDFEEENPLRDARGFDLAREAADSSQLTDEDIGLANVILTNGARLYVDHAHPEYSAPEVTNPRDAVLWDKAGERIMAEAAERAAQLPGAQPIHLYKNNTDNKGASYGTHENYLMKRETPFSDIVRHLTPFFVSRQVFTGAGRVGIGQDGHEHGFQLSQRADYFEVEVGLETTLKRPIINTRDEPHADAEKYRRLHVIIGDANLSEISTYLKLGTTSLVLSMIEDGFIAVDLAVDQPVRTLHQVSHDPSLKRLITLRSGRTLTAVQLQMEYYELARKYVEERFGADADDQTKDVLSRWEDTLTRLEHDPMSLAGELDWVAKRELMEGYRRRDDLDWDAARLHLVDLQYADVRPEKGLYNRLVARGRMKRLLDEADVERARTAPPEDTRAYFRGRCLEQYADDVAAASWDSVIFDLPGRDSLQRVPTLEPLRGTRNHVKELLDRCRTAEDLVRVLSGG; from the coding sequence ATGACCGTACGGCGAGTAATGGGCATCGAGACGGAGTACGGAATCTCCGTCCCCGGCCACCCCAACGCCAATGCCATGCTCACCTCGTCCCAGATCGTGAACGCCTACGCGGCGGCGATGCACCGGGCCCGCCGGGCCCGCTGGGACTTCGAGGAGGAGAACCCGCTGCGGGACGCCCGAGGCTTCGACCTCGCCCGCGAGGCCGCCGACTCCAGCCAGCTCACCGACGAGGACATCGGCCTGGCCAACGTGATCCTCACCAACGGCGCACGGCTCTACGTCGACCACGCACACCCCGAGTACAGCGCCCCGGAGGTCACCAACCCGCGGGACGCCGTCCTCTGGGACAAGGCCGGCGAGCGGATCATGGCGGAGGCCGCGGAACGGGCCGCCCAGCTGCCCGGTGCCCAGCCGATCCACCTGTACAAGAACAACACCGACAACAAGGGCGCGTCCTACGGCACGCACGAGAACTACCTGATGAAGCGGGAGACCCCCTTCTCGGACATCGTGCGCCACCTGACGCCGTTCTTCGTCTCCCGCCAGGTCTTCACCGGCGCGGGCCGCGTCGGCATCGGCCAGGACGGGCACGAGCACGGCTTCCAGCTCAGCCAGCGAGCCGACTACTTCGAGGTCGAGGTCGGTCTCGAGACGACGCTCAAGCGCCCGATCATCAACACCCGCGACGAGCCGCACGCGGACGCCGAGAAGTACCGCCGTCTGCACGTGATCATCGGCGACGCGAACCTGTCGGAGATCTCGACCTACCTCAAGCTGGGGACGACCTCCCTGGTCCTGTCGATGATCGAGGACGGTTTCATCGCCGTCGACCTGGCCGTCGACCAGCCCGTCCGCACCCTCCACCAGGTCTCGCACGACCCGTCCCTGAAGCGCCTGATCACGCTGCGCAGCGGCCGTACGCTCACGGCGGTCCAGCTTCAGATGGAGTACTACGAGCTCGCGCGCAAGTACGTGGAGGAGCGGTTCGGGGCCGACGCCGACGACCAGACCAAGGACGTCCTCTCGCGCTGGGAGGACACCCTGACCCGCCTGGAGCACGACCCGATGAGCCTGGCCGGCGAGCTGGACTGGGTCGCCAAGCGGGAGCTCATGGAGGGCTACCGGCGCCGGGACGACCTGGACTGGGACGCGGCGCGGCTGCACCTGGTCGACCTCCAGTACGCCGACGTACGGCCCGAGAAGGGCCTGTACAACCGTCTGGTGGCCCGCGGGCGCATGAAGCGGCTGTTGGACGAGGCGGACGTGGAGCGGGCCCGTACGGCGCCGCCGGAGGACACGCGTGCGTACTTCCGCGGCCGCTGCCTGGAGCAGTACGCGGACGACGTGGCGGCGGCCTCCTGGGACTCGGTGATCTTCGACCTGCCGGGCCGGGACTCCCTCCAGCGCGTTCCAACCCTGGAACCGCTTCGCGGAACGCGTAATCACGTCAAGGAGCTGCTGGATCGCTGCCGCACCGCGGAAGACCTGGTCAGGGTCCTGTCGGGAGGGTGA
- a CDS encoding tRNA (adenine-N1)-methyltransferase, whose product MSEPTGAARRRGPFKVGDQVQLTDPKGRHYTFTLEAGKNFHTHKGSFPHDELIGAPEGSVVRTTGNVAYLALRPLLPDYVLSMPRGAAVVYPKDAGQILAFADIFPGARVVEAGVGSGSLSSFLLRAIGDQGMLHSYERRADFAEIAQANVERYFGGPHPAWQLTVGDLQDNLSDADVDRVILDMLAPWECLEAVSKALVPGGILCCYVATTTQLARTVESIREIGCFNEPTSWETMIRNWHIEGLAVRPDHRMIGHTGFLLTARRLADGVEPPMRRRRPAKGAYGEDYAGPNADGGTGR is encoded by the coding sequence ATGTCCGAACCGACCGGTGCCGCCCGCAGGCGCGGGCCCTTCAAGGTCGGGGACCAGGTACAGCTGACCGACCCCAAGGGCCGCCACTACACGTTCACGCTCGAGGCTGGGAAGAACTTCCACACCCACAAGGGTTCCTTCCCGCACGACGAACTGATCGGTGCTCCCGAGGGCAGCGTTGTCCGCACCACAGGAAACGTCGCCTACCTCGCGCTGCGCCCCCTGCTCCCCGACTACGTCCTGTCCATGCCCCGCGGGGCAGCCGTCGTCTACCCCAAGGACGCGGGGCAGATCCTCGCCTTCGCCGACATCTTCCCCGGCGCCCGCGTCGTGGAGGCCGGAGTCGGCTCCGGCTCGCTCAGCAGCTTTCTGCTGCGGGCCATCGGCGACCAGGGCATGCTGCACAGCTACGAGCGCCGCGCGGACTTCGCCGAGATCGCCCAGGCGAACGTGGAGCGCTACTTCGGCGGCCCGCACCCCGCCTGGCAGCTCACCGTCGGCGACCTCCAGGACAACCTGTCCGACGCCGACGTCGACCGCGTCATCCTCGACATGCTCGCCCCCTGGGAGTGCCTGGAGGCCGTCTCCAAGGCGCTGGTCCCCGGCGGCATCCTGTGCTGCTACGTGGCGACCACCACCCAGCTCGCCCGGACCGTCGAGTCCATCCGCGAGATCGGCTGCTTCAACGAGCCGACCTCCTGGGAGACGATGATCCGCAACTGGCACATCGAGGGCCTGGCCGTCCGCCCGGACCACCGGATGATCGGCCACACCGGCTTCCTGCTCACCGCCCGCCGCCTCGCCGACGGCGTCGAGCCGCCCATGCGCCGCCGCCGCCCCGCCAAGGGCGCCTACGGCGAGGACTACGCCGGCCCCAACGCCGACGGCGGCACCGGCCGCTGA
- the prcB gene encoding proteasome subunit beta encodes MEANTRSTGRLPAAFLTPGSASFMDFLSDHQPELLPGNKKLPPVQGAIEAPHGTTIVAVTFPGGVVLAGDRRATMGNVIAQRDIEKVFPADEYSAVGIAGTAGLAVEMVKLFQLELEHFEKVEGAQLSLEGKANRLSTMIRSNLGMAMQGLAVVPLFAGYDVDREKGRIFSYDVTGGRSEEQGYAATGSGSIFARGAMKKLFREDLSEAEATTLVVQALYDAADDDSATGGPDVARRIYPIVTVITEDGFRRLSETESSEIARSVLERRLEQPDGPRAALL; translated from the coding sequence GTGGAAGCCAACACTCGTAGCACCGGGCGTCTACCAGCTGCCTTCCTGACGCCAGGGTCTGCCTCCTTCATGGACTTCCTGTCCGATCACCAGCCCGAACTGCTGCCGGGCAACAAGAAGTTGCCGCCGGTGCAGGGCGCGATCGAGGCACCGCACGGCACGACGATCGTGGCCGTGACGTTCCCCGGCGGCGTCGTGCTCGCCGGTGACCGGCGGGCCACCATGGGCAACGTCATCGCGCAGCGGGACATCGAGAAGGTCTTCCCGGCCGACGAGTACTCGGCCGTGGGCATCGCCGGTACGGCGGGTCTGGCCGTGGAGATGGTGAAGCTGTTCCAGCTGGAGCTGGAGCACTTCGAGAAGGTCGAGGGCGCGCAGCTGTCGCTGGAGGGCAAGGCGAACCGGCTGTCGACGATGATCCGATCCAACCTCGGCATGGCCATGCAGGGCCTGGCCGTCGTGCCGCTGTTCGCCGGGTACGACGTGGACCGGGAGAAGGGGCGGATCTTCTCCTACGACGTCACGGGCGGGCGCTCCGAGGAGCAGGGTTACGCGGCCACGGGTTCCGGTTCGATCTTCGCTCGCGGCGCGATGAAGAAGCTCTTCCGGGAGGACCTCAGCGAGGCCGAGGCCACGACGCTCGTGGTTCAGGCGCTCTACGACGCGGCAGACGACGACTCGGCGACCGGTGGTCCCGATGTCGCCCGCCGGATCTATCCCATCGTCACCGTGATCACCGAGGACGGCTTCCGCCGGCTCTCCGAGACCGAGTCTTCCGAGATCGCGCGCTCGGTTCTGGAGCGGCGTCTGGAGCAGCCCGACGGTCCGCGGGCCGCGCTGCTGTGA
- a CDS encoding endonuclease domain-containing protein: MRRSGCRWRPEPGGPPACVLREVRRRSGGVGPAGHVDHRRRTGRVRGIPCPRSQPDRGCSKDRPDVTGRAVAYVEGIAWKPTLVAPGVYQLPS, translated from the coding sequence GTGCGGCGCTCCGGGTGTCGGTGGCGTCCGGAGCCCGGTGGCCCGCCTGCATGTGTGCTGCGGGAAGTGCGGCGTCGCTCCGGCGGAGTTGGTCCCGCCGGGCATGTGGATCACCGCCGAAGGACGGGTAGGGTCCGAGGCATACCGTGCCCCCGGTCGCAACCGGACCGGGGTTGTTCCAAGGATCGGCCCGACGTCACAGGGCGGGCTGTCGCATACGTGGAAGGAATCGCGTGGAAGCCAACACTCGTAGCACCGGGCGTCTACCAGCTGCCTTCCTGA
- a CDS encoding site-2 protease family protein, translated as MDESGGRGQPRSGNEESAERHAGPPARATDPTSADEQSTDVRRFTSTSDDDAPAATPPTRPDDRPAPQTPEPAADPAADQAPGADRPAARPQDSAPGQAPDTTADALSDQQPPEASHQEHPDRPEADALREAPADGEHDHSRRPEGDAHADRPEFGALREAPDRGEHDHSRRPEGDANADGPASDALRKAPAHGEHDGSRSSQGDAHPDRAYASGPHAASAAGKSDANSRHTTPGPGDRHLAHSADGKGPAPQRPPEPRGGLLMGRPFGVPVYVAPSWFLVAALITWVFGGQLERVLPELGAARYLVSLFFAVAFYASVLVHELAHTVAALRFKLPVRRIQLQFFGGVSEIEKEAETPGREFVLAFVGPLLSLALAGVFYAAVQTVEPGTVPGVLLAGLMISNLIVAAFNLLPGLPLDGGRMLRAVVWKVTGKPMSGTIAAAWVGRALAVSVLIGLPLLTQSGALGTEAVDNVGMDTVLDALLAAILAAIIWTGAGNSLRMARLREHLPELRARALTRRAVPVETDTPLSEALRRANAAGARALVVVDAHGNPVSLVREAAIVGVPEHRRPWVAVSGLAQDLTDGMRVSAELSGEELLDALRATPATEYLVVEETGEIYGVLSAADVERAFVKAMARPS; from the coding sequence GTGGACGAGAGCGGCGGGCGCGGGCAGCCGCGGTCCGGCAACGAGGAGTCGGCGGAGCGCCACGCAGGGCCTCCGGCCCGGGCCACCGACCCCACCTCCGCCGACGAACAGTCCACGGACGTCCGGCGGTTCACCTCCACGAGCGACGACGACGCCCCTGCCGCGACGCCGCCGACCCGGCCGGACGACCGCCCGGCCCCGCAGACACCCGAACCGGCGGCCGACCCGGCAGCGGACCAGGCCCCCGGTGCCGACCGCCCGGCCGCTCGACCGCAGGACTCGGCGCCCGGCCAGGCCCCAGACACCACCGCCGACGCCCTCTCGGACCAGCAGCCCCCGGAAGCCTCACACCAGGAGCACCCCGACCGCCCCGAGGCCGATGCCCTGCGCGAGGCCCCCGCTGACGGCGAGCACGACCACAGCCGCCGGCCGGAGGGTGACGCGCACGCGGACCGCCCTGAGTTCGGTGCCTTGCGCGAGGCCCCGGATCGGGGCGAGCACGACCACAGCCGCCGACCGGAAGGCGACGCGAACGCGGACGGCCCAGCGTCCGACGCCCTGCGCAAGGCCCCAGCCCACGGCGAGCACGACGGCAGCCGTTCGTCGCAGGGCGACGCGCACCCCGACCGTGCCTACGCCTCCGGCCCGCACGCAGCCTCTGCGGCGGGCAAGTCCGATGCGAACAGCCGGCACACCACCCCCGGCCCCGGTGACCGTCACCTCGCGCACTCGGCGGACGGCAAGGGCCCCGCGCCCCAGCGTCCCCCGGAGCCGCGAGGCGGACTGCTGATGGGGCGGCCCTTCGGCGTGCCCGTCTACGTCGCGCCCAGCTGGTTCCTCGTCGCCGCGTTGATCACCTGGGTGTTCGGCGGACAGCTGGAGCGCGTGCTGCCGGAGCTCGGCGCCGCCCGCTACCTGGTCTCCCTGTTCTTCGCGGTCGCCTTCTACGCGTCCGTGTTGGTGCACGAGCTGGCCCACACGGTCGCCGCCCTCCGCTTCAAGCTCCCGGTCCGCCGAATCCAGCTCCAGTTCTTCGGCGGCGTCTCCGAGATCGAGAAAGAGGCCGAGACCCCCGGACGGGAGTTCGTGCTCGCCTTCGTCGGGCCGCTGCTCTCCCTCGCCCTGGCCGGCGTCTTCTACGCCGCCGTGCAGACCGTGGAACCCGGGACCGTCCCGGGCGTCCTGCTGGCCGGCCTGATGATCTCCAACCTCATCGTGGCCGCGTTCAACCTCCTGCCCGGCCTGCCCCTCGACGGCGGCCGCATGCTGCGCGCGGTCGTCTGGAAGGTCACCGGCAAGCCGATGAGCGGCACCATCGCCGCTGCCTGGGTCGGCCGCGCCCTCGCCGTCTCCGTCCTGATCGGCCTGCCCTTGCTGACCCAGTCCGGTGCCCTCGGCACCGAGGCCGTCGACAACGTCGGCATGGACACCGTCCTGGACGCCCTGCTCGCCGCCATCCTCGCCGCGATCATCTGGACCGGCGCCGGCAACAGCCTGCGCATGGCCCGCCTGCGTGAGCACCTGCCCGAACTGCGCGCCCGTGCGCTCACCCGCCGTGCCGTCCCGGTCGAGACCGACACCCCGCTCTCGGAGGCCCTGCGCCGCGCCAACGCCGCCGGCGCCCGCGCCCTGGTCGTCGTCGACGCCCACGGCAACCCCGTCTCCCTCGTCCGCGAGGCCGCCATCGTCGGCGTCCCCGAACACCGCCGCCCCTGGGTCGCGGTCAGCGGCCTCGCCCAGGACCTCACCGACGGCATGCGTGTCTCGGCGGAACTGTCGGGCGAGGAGCTCCTGGACGCCCTCCGGGCGACCCCGGCGACCGAGTACCTGGTGGTGGAGGAGACCGGCGAGATCTACGGGGTCCTGTCCGCGGCCGATGTGGAGCGGGCCTTCGTGAAGGCCATGGCCCGCCCCTCCTAG
- a CDS encoding LacI family DNA-binding transcriptional regulator yields the protein MAAVHESRRRSSPTVARGSTRPTSRDVAQAAGVSQAAVSLVLGDKWRGRVSEATAQRVREAARDLGYRPNLAARNLRLGRTRTVLLVVPALTTEFFAGVYTGAARVAAEHGFGVVLYPSPEGIGPARDPFASAQAALDGVIASSMAADALTAIRGEALPLVMLDSDPAGSLGAATVNLDIADGVRQVAEHLLSLGHRRFLHLAADIPSWTFEVRARELAARLAEVPGTSVRTARSPISIEGAVAAAETALSEPGPRPTAVICDDDHLAAGTYKAARRLGLRVPDDLSVTGLDDLALATAIDPELTTVRLDAELFGERGMRALLAVLEGREPEGGDIPVRLVVRGSTAPPGLP from the coding sequence ATGGCCGCTGTTCACGAGTCCAGACGAAGGAGCAGCCCCACGGTGGCACGAGGCAGCACCCGCCCCACGAGCCGGGACGTCGCCCAGGCCGCCGGCGTCTCCCAGGCGGCGGTCTCCCTGGTCCTCGGGGACAAGTGGCGCGGCCGCGTCTCGGAGGCGACCGCTCAGCGGGTCCGCGAGGCCGCCCGCGACCTGGGCTACCGCCCGAACCTGGCCGCCCGCAACCTGCGCCTGGGCCGCACCCGCACGGTCCTCCTGGTGGTCCCGGCGCTGACCACCGAGTTCTTCGCCGGCGTCTACACGGGCGCGGCTCGCGTCGCCGCCGAGCACGGATTCGGCGTGGTCCTCTACCCCTCCCCCGAGGGCATCGGCCCCGCCCGTGACCCCTTCGCCTCGGCCCAGGCCGCTCTGGACGGCGTCATCGCCTCCTCCATGGCCGCGGACGCGCTCACCGCGATCCGCGGCGAGGCACTGCCCCTGGTGATGCTGGACAGCGACCCGGCCGGAAGCCTGGGCGCGGCGACGGTGAACCTGGACATCGCCGACGGTGTCCGCCAGGTCGCGGAACACCTGCTGTCCCTCGGCCACCGCCGCTTCCTCCACCTCGCGGCGGACATACCGTCCTGGACCTTCGAGGTACGCGCCCGGGAGCTGGCCGCTCGCCTGGCCGAGGTGCCCGGTACGTCCGTGCGCACGGCCCGCTCACCGATCTCCATCGAGGGCGCGGTGGCCGCGGCCGAAACCGCGCTCTCGGAGCCCGGCCCCCGCCCTACGGCCGTGATCTGCGACGACGACCATCTGGCCGCCGGCACGTACAAGGCAGCTCGCCGCCTGGGCCTGCGCGTCCCGGACGACCTGTCGGTCACCGGCCTGGACGATCTGGCCCTGGCCACGGCGATCGACCCGGAGCTGACCACGGTCCGCCTGGACGCCGAGCTGTTCGGTGAACGGGGCATGCGGGCGTTGCTGGCCGTCCTGGAGGGCCGTGAGCCCGAGGGCGGGGACATCCCGGTACGGCTGGTGGTACGGGGCTCTACGGCACCACCGGGCTTGCCGTAG